One Sphingomonas sp. SUN039 genomic window carries:
- a CDS encoding acetyl-CoA hydrolase/transferase family protein: MTVETDAAGLDLGQYLRHGDRIVMGQACGEPATLVEALIAQGAGIGDLSAFIATSFSGRFTPETSDSFALSSMGAIGVLRTMAAAHKLGIIPCHVGQIGPMIADGIIGCDVAFVQVSPADADGNHSFGLIADHLRDMVAKARVVIAEVNDQMPFVYGDSLLAGSDIDVAVHVARPPVEVAPAKIGPTDEAIARHIAGYIEDGSVLQTGVGAVPDAVLRLIGDRKDLGVHSGMLGDGLVDLAEAGVLTNARKPIDTGVSINGALIGTKRLYDFAHRNPAIRMCSADYTHSAAVHALIPQMVTINSALEVDLTGQVNAEQSGSSYFGGTGGQVDYVRAGARSPGGRSIMALAATAKGGTISKIVTALSGPVTTARSEVDVVVTEYGAAELKGRSLAERAKRMVAIAHPDFREELDRAAFDIARRGF; this comes from the coding sequence ATGACCGTCGAAACCGATGCTGCCGGACTCGATCTCGGCCAATATCTGCGGCACGGCGACCGTATCGTCATGGGGCAGGCGTGCGGCGAGCCGGCGACTTTGGTCGAGGCGCTCATCGCGCAAGGGGCGGGCATCGGCGACTTGTCCGCCTTCATCGCGACCAGCTTTTCGGGCCGGTTTACGCCGGAAACGTCGGACAGCTTTGCCTTGTCGAGCATGGGTGCCATTGGCGTGCTGCGGACGATGGCGGCGGCGCACAAGCTGGGCATTATTCCCTGTCATGTCGGTCAGATCGGGCCAATGATCGCCGACGGCATCATCGGCTGCGACGTTGCATTCGTGCAGGTCAGCCCCGCCGATGCTGACGGCAATCACAGCTTCGGCCTGATTGCCGACCACCTCCGCGACATGGTGGCGAAGGCACGGGTCGTGATCGCCGAGGTCAACGACCAGATGCCGTTCGTCTATGGCGATAGCCTGCTCGCCGGGTCCGATATCGACGTCGCGGTCCACGTCGCGCGCCCGCCGGTCGAGGTCGCGCCTGCCAAGATCGGCCCGACCGACGAAGCCATCGCGCGCCATATCGCGGGCTATATCGAGGATGGATCGGTGCTCCAGACCGGCGTCGGCGCAGTTCCCGACGCGGTGCTGCGCCTTATCGGCGACCGCAAGGATCTGGGCGTGCACTCGGGGATGCTCGGCGACGGGCTGGTCGATCTCGCCGAGGCCGGCGTGCTGACCAACGCGCGCAAGCCGATCGATACCGGTGTGTCGATCAATGGCGCGCTGATCGGAACGAAGCGGCTCTATGATTTCGCGCACCGCAACCCCGCGATCCGCATGTGCAGCGCTGACTATACCCACAGCGCCGCCGTCCACGCGCTGATCCCGCAGATGGTCACGATCAATTCGGCGCTGGAAGTCGACCTGACCGGGCAGGTCAATGCCGAGCAGAGCGGGAGCAGCTATTTCGGCGGCACGGGCGGGCAGGTCGACTATGTCCGCGCCGGGGCACGCTCGCCGGGCGGGCGCTCGATCATGGCGCTTGCCGCGACGGCCAAGGGCGGCACGATCAGCAAGATCGTGACCGCGCTGTCGGGACCGGTCACCACCGCGCGCAGCGAAGTCGATGTCGTCGTCACCGAATATGGCGCGGCGGAGCTGAAGGGCCGGTCGCTTGCCGAACGGGCAAAGCGGATGGTCGCCATCGCGCATCCCGACTTCCGCGAGGAACTCGATCGCGCGGCATTCGACATAGCAAGGCGAGGTTTTTGA
- a CDS encoding CoA ester lyase yields the protein MRSWLFAPGDSDKKMGKAAESAADIALFDLEDAVTPENKPLARRMVHDFLAGYAGDRSRLWVRINPLDGPWTLDDLAAVMPAKPGGIMLPKVYGRADVERLDNYLSAFEAAHDIAIGSTPVIVLVTETAEAMFHTGSYKGAPRVVALTWGAEDLADSIGASSNRNPDGSYGFTYELARSLCLLGAATAGVTAVETIQGDFRDLESLKARAEKVRRDGYRGMLAIHPAQVDVINAAFTPTAEEIEEAQTIVDVFAANPGVGAIGYKGGMLDRPYLSRAQALLASVR from the coding sequence ATGCGCTCCTGGCTGTTTGCGCCGGGTGACAGCGACAAGAAGATGGGCAAGGCTGCGGAGAGTGCGGCGGACATCGCGCTGTTCGATCTCGAAGATGCGGTGACGCCCGAAAACAAGCCGCTCGCGCGCCGCATGGTGCACGACTTTCTGGCTGGGTATGCTGGCGACCGCAGCCGTTTGTGGGTGAGGATCAATCCGCTCGACGGCCCGTGGACGCTCGATGATCTGGCTGCCGTAATGCCCGCAAAACCGGGCGGGATCATGTTGCCCAAGGTTTATGGGCGTGCCGATGTGGAGAGGCTCGACAACTATCTGTCGGCGTTCGAGGCGGCGCATGACATCGCGATTGGGTCGACGCCGGTGATCGTGCTGGTGACCGAAACTGCCGAGGCCATGTTCCACACCGGCAGCTATAAGGGCGCGCCGCGTGTTGTCGCGCTGACCTGGGGTGCGGAAGATTTGGCCGACTCCATTGGCGCGAGTTCGAACCGCAATCCCGATGGCAGCTATGGCTTCACCTATGAACTCGCGCGCAGCCTGTGCCTGCTTGGTGCAGCGACGGCAGGGGTGACGGCGGTCGAGACGATCCAGGGCGACTTCCGTGATTTGGAGAGTCTTAAGGCGCGCGCCGAAAAGGTGCGGCGCGACGGCTACCGCGGGATGCTCGCGATCCATCCGGCGCAGGTCGATGTCATCAACGCGGCGTTCACGCCGACGGCGGAAGAGATCGAAGAAGCGCAGACCATTGTCGATGTGTTCGCGGCCAACCCGGGCGTCGGTGCGATCGGGTACAAGGGCGGGATGCTCGACCGGCCCTATCTGTCGCGCGCACAGGCGCTGCTCGCGTCGGTGCGATGA
- a CDS encoding acyl-CoA dehydrogenase family protein: MDFAFTEDQQNIRDTILKHCAPYPDEYWLARDREGKFPEDFYRSMADAGWLGIAMPEDCGGSGLGITEAAIMMQAVAESGGGMAGASSIHGPVFSMEPVRLFGTPEQQQRMIPPVLSGAEKICFGVTEPNTGLDTTKLKTRAVKCDGGYLVTGEKIWITNAHVADKIMLLVRTTPIEEVERKTQGLSLFFTTLDRTKIEHRLIPKMGRHAVGSTMLFINDLFVPEEDRIGAEGDGFKIILHGLNPERILLAAEAVGLGRAAIKRAATYARERIVFDRPIGMNQGIQHPLAKCWAQLEAANLMAMKAATLFDKGEECGVEANAAKYLAGEFGFEACHTAMLSLGGMGYAQEYHVERYLRESLIPRTAPVSPHMILNFIAEKVLDLPKSY; encoded by the coding sequence GTGGACTTTGCCTTTACCGAGGACCAGCAGAACATCCGGGACACGATCCTGAAGCACTGCGCGCCCTATCCGGACGAATATTGGCTGGCGCGCGACCGCGAGGGCAAGTTTCCGGAGGATTTCTATCGCTCGATGGCCGATGCCGGCTGGCTCGGCATCGCCATGCCCGAGGATTGCGGCGGCTCCGGCCTCGGCATCACCGAAGCCGCGATCATGATGCAGGCGGTGGCCGAATCCGGCGGCGGCATGGCGGGCGCGTCGAGCATCCACGGCCCTGTGTTCAGCATGGAGCCGGTGCGCCTGTTCGGCACGCCCGAGCAGCAACAACGGATGATCCCGCCGGTACTGAGCGGCGCAGAGAAAATCTGTTTCGGCGTCACCGAACCCAACACCGGCCTCGACACGACCAAGCTCAAGACGCGCGCGGTGAAGTGCGACGGCGGTTATCTGGTCACCGGCGAGAAGATCTGGATCACCAACGCGCATGTCGCTGACAAGATCATGCTGCTCGTTCGCACCACGCCCATTGAGGAGGTCGAACGCAAGACGCAAGGACTGTCGTTGTTCTTCACCACGCTCGACCGGACCAAGATCGAGCACCGGCTGATCCCCAAAATGGGGCGGCACGCGGTCGGTTCGACGATGCTGTTCATCAACGACCTCTTCGTGCCCGAGGAGGACCGGATCGGCGCCGAGGGCGACGGGTTCAAGATCATCCTCCATGGCCTCAATCCCGAGCGCATCCTGCTTGCGGCCGAAGCGGTCGGGCTGGGGCGGGCGGCAATAAAGCGCGCGGCGACTTATGCCCGCGAACGCATCGTCTTCGACCGGCCCATCGGCATGAACCAGGGCATCCAGCACCCGCTCGCCAAATGCTGGGCGCAACTGGAGGCGGCGAACCTGATGGCGATGAAGGCCGCGACCTTGTTCGACAAGGGCGAGGAGTGCGGGGTCGAGGCGAACGCCGCCAAATATCTTGCAGGGGAGTTCGGGTTCGAGGCATGCCATACGGCGATGCTGTCATTGGGCGGCATGGGTTATGCGCAGGAATATCATGTCGAACGCTATTTGCGCGAAAGCCTTATCCCGCGCACGGCGCCGGTCAGCCCGCACATGATCCTGAATTTCATTGCGGAGAAGGTGCTTGACCTCCCCAAATCCTATTGA
- a CDS encoding MFS transporter: MAAPEAASEWRRYPMLPVAAALGYATSVIHIYGLGPYIEPISTAFGWSRTQTTLGLTLQTLVAAVFAIPMGMLVDRIGPRRLALFGVVATTGAFALLGTATGSLANWLALWSLLAIAALFVQTTIWTSAVATRFEASRGMAFAVTLCGASVAQAIFPFLGAKLIAAYGWQSAVATQAGLWCAVALPLLLLFFRGAHDTAPGRGETKLERAPLSGATLAEGLSSSVYWRLWLASLLFTFTIIALVVHFVPILTGRGMGKLEAAGLAGLVGLFSIAGRLGTGVLLDRYRAARVGAVVFLLPVGGCLILIAGGTSAIGTAAAAALIGLTLGAEVDVLVYLTARHFGLKNFGALYGGLLTALSIGTATGPLGASAVFDTYGNYTPFLWLTIAFMIASSLALVTLPRPTFDAAKG, encoded by the coding sequence ATGGCTGCACCGGAAGCCGCGAGCGAATGGCGGCGCTATCCGATGCTGCCGGTTGCCGCTGCACTCGGCTATGCGACCAGCGTCATCCATATCTACGGCCTCGGCCCCTATATCGAGCCGATCAGCACCGCCTTCGGTTGGTCGCGTACGCAAACCACCTTGGGGCTGACGCTCCAGACCTTGGTCGCCGCCGTATTTGCCATCCCGATGGGGATGCTCGTCGATCGCATCGGCCCGCGCCGCCTCGCGCTGTTCGGGGTCGTCGCGACGACCGGCGCATTCGCGCTGCTCGGCACCGCGACCGGCAGCCTCGCCAACTGGCTGGCACTCTGGAGCCTGCTGGCCATCGCCGCGCTCTTCGTTCAGACGACGATCTGGACCAGCGCCGTCGCCACCCGGTTCGAGGCATCACGCGGCATGGCCTTTGCCGTCACCCTGTGCGGCGCGTCGGTCGCCCAGGCGATTTTTCCGTTTCTGGGGGCGAAGCTGATTGCGGCCTATGGCTGGCAAAGCGCGGTGGCGACGCAGGCCGGGCTGTGGTGTGCGGTCGCGCTGCCCCTGCTGCTGCTGTTCTTTCGCGGGGCGCACGATACGGCTCCCGGTAGAGGCGAGACCAAGCTCGAGCGTGCACCGCTGTCCGGCGCAACGCTGGCCGAGGGTCTGTCGTCCAGCGTCTATTGGCGGTTGTGGCTGGCCAGCCTGTTATTCACCTTCACGATCATCGCGCTGGTCGTACATTTCGTGCCGATCCTGACCGGGCGCGGCATGGGCAAGCTCGAAGCGGCGGGTCTTGCAGGCCTCGTCGGGCTGTTTTCGATTGCCGGCCGCCTCGGCACCGGGGTGTTGCTCGACCGGTATCGCGCCGCGCGCGTCGGCGCGGTCGTTTTCCTGTTGCCGGTGGGGGGATGCCTGATCCTGATCGCAGGCGGCACCAGCGCGATCGGCACTGCCGCCGCCGCCGCGCTGATCGGCCTGACCTTGGGTGCCGAAGTCGATGTCCTGGTGTACCTGACCGCCCGCCATTTCGGTCTGAAAAACTTCGGCGCGCTTTACGGCGGCCTGCTGACAGCACTGTCGATCGGCACGGCAACGGGACCGCTCGGTGCATCGGCGGTGTTCGATACGTACGGCAACTACACGCCGTTCCTGTGGCTCACCATCGCCTTCATGATCGCGAGCAGCCTCGCGCTGGTCACCCTGCCCCGACCGACCTTCGACGCGGCGAAGGGGTGA
- a CDS encoding SDR family NAD(P)-dependent oxidoreductase, protein MAQRPPVAIVTGASQGAGRGIALALGSHGCTVYVTGRSVAALDATAAAVTAAGGQGIAAVTDHADDAQVAALFDRVSRERGRLDILVNNACAIHDRLTDSGHFWEKPLEIGNMIDVGVRSGFVASWYAAPVMAAQRSGLVVFTSAPGAVHYVFGPAYGAHKAGVDKMAADMAVDFREFGVAALSVWMGSLATGRVLDLIAADPAKYGRLSDTLETPEYTGHIIWGLFNDPELMSLSGRAVIGADMGKRYGVPDANGRYPPSVRETLGVEPHVAHPHIIR, encoded by the coding sequence GTGGCGCAACGCCCGCCCGTCGCGATTGTCACCGGGGCCAGTCAGGGCGCGGGACGCGGGATTGCCCTTGCGCTCGGCAGCCATGGCTGCACCGTTTATGTCACGGGCCGCTCGGTCGCAGCGCTCGACGCGACAGCCGCCGCCGTCACCGCCGCCGGTGGACAGGGCATTGCCGCCGTAACCGATCACGCCGACGACGCGCAGGTTGCCGCGTTGTTCGACCGGGTGTCGCGCGAGCGAGGCCGCCTCGACATCCTCGTCAACAATGCCTGCGCCATCCACGACCGGCTGACCGATTCGGGCCATTTCTGGGAAAAGCCGCTCGAGATCGGCAATATGATCGACGTGGGGGTCCGCAGCGGTTTCGTCGCGAGCTGGTACGCTGCGCCGGTGATGGCCGCGCAACGCAGCGGGCTGGTCGTGTTCACCTCGGCCCCCGGCGCGGTCCATTATGTCTTCGGCCCCGCCTATGGCGCGCACAAGGCGGGCGTCGACAAGATGGCCGCCGACATGGCGGTCGATTTCCGCGAGTTCGGGGTGGCGGCGCTGTCGGTCTGGATGGGATCGCTTGCCACCGGACGCGTCCTCGACCTGATCGCTGCCGATCCGGCGAAATACGGGCGGCTGAGCGACACGCTCGAAACCCCTGAATATACCGGGCACATCATCTGGGGGTTGTTCAACGATCCGGAACTGATGAGCCTGTCGGGCCGGGCCGTCATCGGCGCCGACATGGGCAAACGCTACGGCGTCCCCGACGCCAACGGACGCTATCCGCCATCGGTGCGCGAGACGCTTGGCGTCGAGCCGCATGTCGCGCACCCGCATATCATCCGCTGA
- a CDS encoding nuclear transport factor 2 family protein, translated as MPDLDQLQRDVAYLMDRRAIEDCVNGHARGHDRCDADLITAAYHPDGVDEHGSAAINSGTDYAEWANAIHRGGSDLCLHNITTHICEIDGDTAHTESYVLVGLLNPGGKSARFINGRYIDRLEKRDGAWKIALRRCTVDVLIAGDASILDMPQFKAGGFVKGARDTGDLAYRRPLTLEDPVTRW; from the coding sequence ATGCCCGACCTCGACCAGCTGCAACGCGACGTTGCGTATCTGATGGACCGGCGCGCGATCGAGGATTGCGTCAACGGACACGCACGCGGGCACGATCGCTGCGATGCCGATTTGATCACCGCCGCCTATCATCCCGACGGCGTGGACGAGCACGGCTCAGCGGCGATCAACAGCGGGACCGACTATGCCGAATGGGCCAACGCCATCCACCGCGGCGGGTCGGACCTGTGCCTCCACAATATCACAACGCACATCTGCGAGATCGACGGCGATACCGCGCACACCGAAAGCTATGTTCTGGTCGGTCTGCTGAACCCCGGCGGCAAGTCGGCGCGGTTCATCAACGGGCGCTACATCGACCGGCTCGAAAAGCGGGACGGCGCGTGGAAAATCGCGCTGCGGCGCTGCACCGTCGATGTGCTGATCGCGGGCGATGCATCGATCCTCGACATGCCGCAGTTCAAGGCGGGCGGGTTCGTCAAGGGCGCGCGCGATACCGGCGATCTCGCTTATCGCCGTCCGCTCACGCTCGAAGATCCCGTGACACGCTGGTGA
- a CDS encoding aromatic ring-hydroxylating dioxygenase subunit alpha: MADIPFRVTDPERIPAKRYYDAGFAALENEKLWPHVWQMACRLEQVENVGDWVEYSNLGKSVIVVRTKDGVKAFHNACRHRGVPLASEGGHGNCKTQGFICPFHGWRWNAEGQNTFVYGKHMFSEAQLDQADLALKPCRLETALGCAFINFDDAAPTLRDTMGPILDRMEAHGASKLRAEWWYATVLPANWKLAMEAFMEGYHVMRTHPQLQQAAPMLYNSMYGMDTGGIGVPINPNLDIKGNIAAQIKHLGLLSEGMAGMVHAKEVAIASQITDIQVDDPQMAIMHWFGAVNHQITEQLRAAGEDVPDLNAVAVSHPVNAVEFFFPHYFLLPMFSSMSAYRIRPNGPESCIFELWSLTHVAEGQAHETPMEPTVLPFDSDKFPPIPRQDYSNIPIQQKGLHAEGFDFMRLGKDIEGMISNYNRIIDGHLGGADPAKLAAATNTLAGNFDGKIFEYDF; this comes from the coding sequence ATGGCTGACATTCCGTTCCGGGTTACCGATCCCGAGCGCATTCCGGCCAAACGCTATTACGACGCAGGGTTTGCGGCTCTCGAAAACGAGAAGCTGTGGCCGCACGTCTGGCAGATGGCGTGCCGGCTGGAGCAGGTCGAAAATGTCGGCGACTGGGTCGAATATTCGAACCTCGGCAAGTCGGTCATTGTCGTCCGCACCAAAGACGGGGTGAAGGCGTTCCACAACGCCTGCCGTCACCGCGGTGTACCGCTCGCGAGCGAAGGCGGTCACGGCAATTGCAAGACGCAGGGGTTCATCTGCCCCTTCCACGGCTGGCGCTGGAACGCGGAGGGGCAGAATACCTTCGTCTATGGCAAGCACATGTTCAGCGAAGCCCAGCTCGACCAGGCCGATCTCGCGCTGAAGCCCTGCAGGCTGGAAACGGCGCTGGGATGCGCGTTCATCAACTTCGACGATGCGGCGCCGACCCTGCGCGACACCATGGGGCCGATCCTCGACCGGATGGAAGCGCATGGCGCGAGCAAGCTGCGCGCCGAATGGTGGTATGCCACCGTGCTCCCGGCGAACTGGAAGCTGGCGATGGAGGCCTTCATGGAGGGCTATCACGTCATGCGGACGCATCCGCAGCTGCAACAGGCCGCGCCGATGCTCTACAATTCGATGTACGGCATGGACACCGGCGGAATCGGTGTCCCGATCAACCCGAACCTCGACATCAAGGGCAATATCGCCGCGCAGATCAAACATCTGGGCCTGCTGAGCGAAGGCATGGCGGGTATGGTCCACGCCAAGGAAGTCGCGATTGCCAGCCAGATCACCGACATCCAGGTCGACGATCCGCAGATGGCGATCATGCACTGGTTCGGCGCGGTCAATCACCAGATTACCGAACAGCTTCGCGCCGCCGGAGAGGACGTGCCCGATCTCAACGCCGTTGCGGTGTCCCACCCGGTCAACGCGGTCGAGTTCTTTTTCCCGCATTATTTCCTGCTGCCGATGTTCAGCTCGATGTCGGCCTACCGCATCCGTCCCAACGGTCCGGAGAGCTGCATCTTTGAGCTGTGGTCGCTGACCCATGTCGCCGAGGGACAGGCGCACGAGACGCCGATGGAGCCAACCGTGCTGCCGTTCGACAGCGACAAGTTCCCGCCGATCCCGCGCCAGGATTATTCGAACATCCCGATCCAGCAAAAGGGGCTGCATGCCGAAGGGTTCGATTTCATGCGGCTGGGCAAGGACATCGAAGGGATGATCAGCAACTATAACCGCATCATCGACGGGCATCTGGGCGGGGCCGACCCGGCCAAGCTTGCGGCGGCGACCAATACGCTGGCGGGCAATTTCGACGGTAAGATCTTCGAGTATGACTTCTGA
- a CDS encoding EthD domain-containing protein: MAESVYKLLIFMKRRPGMSLTEFRDYYENRHIPLCMTYMRGVECYRRRYLEPATDGAEMDFDVITELGFAEARTRDVVLDTLARDAMPADVIADEMNVFERAKTRAFAITECETTV; encoded by the coding sequence ATGGCCGAATCGGTGTACAAGCTGTTGATATTCATGAAGCGCAGGCCCGGCATGAGCCTGACCGAATTCCGCGACTATTACGAAAACCGCCATATCCCCTTGTGCATGACCTATATGCGCGGTGTCGAATGCTATCGTCGCCGTTACCTCGAACCGGCAACCGACGGCGCGGAGATGGACTTCGACGTCATCACCGAATTGGGCTTTGCCGAGGCGAGAACACGCGACGTCGTCCTCGACACGCTGGCGCGCGATGCGATGCCCGCCGATGTGATCGCCGATGAAATGAACGTGTTCGAGCGGGCGAAGACACGGGCGTTCGCGATAACCGAATGCGAGACGACAGTCTGA
- a CDS encoding MaoC family dehydratase N-terminal domain-containing protein, with protein sequence MSDLALDCSDLDRYIGKPMQPARMVDPFANNDIRRWVQAMHYPNRLHYDHNYAMQSRFGELIAPQSFPVTMDDGHGSAPSCIGLIPNSHMLFGGDEWWFYGPRVKGGDRIWNERVPFDYTIKNTSSFGPTCFQRGDNFYYNQHGDLVAKQRSTSIRYNQSAGEAAQSGTSEAQDDPVWTDDELEALEARKYEWIKMLHDLGHSPRYWDDVPATGELPARVFGPHSIVSFTTEWRSYTFTQWGSMHRRTDLDMAELGFTGPMAGPEQDPTEEKNNPENTDGAYIGPSRGHLFPRWARFIGMPRGYGYGASMGAWVTDYFAGWVGEWGMVTHSTANYRSPALTGDITVMTGNILGKSVDAEGRHIISVDCKMANQNGAVLATAKAEIQLPKRPV encoded by the coding sequence ATGTCCGATCTCGCCCTAGATTGCTCCGACCTCGACCGCTATATCGGCAAGCCGATGCAGCCCGCGCGGATGGTCGACCCCTTCGCGAACAACGACATCCGCCGCTGGGTGCAGGCGATGCATTACCCCAACCGGCTGCACTACGACCACAACTACGCAATGCAGAGCCGTTTCGGCGAGTTGATCGCGCCGCAAAGCTTTCCGGTGACGATGGACGACGGCCATGGCTCGGCCCCGTCATGCATCGGTCTCATCCCCAATTCGCACATGCTGTTCGGCGGCGATGAATGGTGGTTCTACGGCCCGCGCGTAAAGGGCGGCGACCGCATCTGGAACGAGCGCGTGCCGTTCGATTACACAATCAAGAACACCTCGTCGTTCGGCCCGACCTGTTTCCAGCGCGGCGACAATTTCTACTACAATCAGCACGGCGACCTCGTCGCCAAGCAGCGCTCGACCTCGATCCGCTACAACCAGTCGGCGGGCGAAGCGGCACAGTCGGGGACGAGCGAGGCGCAGGACGATCCGGTCTGGACCGACGACGAGCTCGAAGCGCTCGAGGCGCGCAAGTATGAGTGGATCAAGATGCTCCACGACCTCGGCCATTCGCCGCGTTACTGGGACGATGTGCCTGCGACCGGCGAACTGCCCGCGCGCGTCTTCGGCCCGCACAGTATCGTCAGCTTCACCACCGAATGGCGCAGCTACACCTTCACCCAATGGGGCTCGATGCACCGCCGCACCGATCTCGACATGGCAGAGTTGGGCTTCACCGGACCGATGGCCGGGCCTGAGCAGGACCCCACCGAAGAGAAGAACAATCCCGAGAACACCGACGGCGCGTATATCGGCCCGTCGCGCGGTCATCTGTTCCCGCGCTGGGCCCGCTTCATCGGCATGCCGCGCGGTTACGGGTATGGCGCGTCGATGGGCGCATGGGTGACCGATTATTTCGCGGGCTGGGTCGGCGAATGGGGCATGGTGACGCACTCGACCGCGAACTACCGCAGCCCTGCGCTGACCGGCGACATCACCGTGATGACCGGCAATATCCTAGGCAAATCGGTCGATGCCGAGGGGCGGCATATCATTTCGGTCGATTGCAAGATGGCCAACCAGAACGGTGCCGTGCTGGCGACAGCCAAGGCCGAAATCCAGTTGCCCAAACGGCCGGTCTGA
- a CDS encoding TIGR03619 family F420-dependent LLM class oxidoreductase — protein MKFAFGMPRLIELKATMQPWELTVTGADQTRLAKLADRIGYDMISVPEHFIMPKAHVDLSGPHHFHGFTGMGYYAGATERIRINSSIAILPLQHPIITAKALATLDWMSSGRAMVTFGAGWLKEEFDLLGVDFHRRGAMCDDYLAAIVELWTSDDPVFDGEFVQFRNVAFAPRPVQKPHLPIWMGGEADAVLKRAAKFASGWWPYLTKPEDIPAKIDFIKSQSGYDGRPFDVMYGFATSRIGEGHKVLDDPRARPGMTAPEIVDRLGWFGELGVTMSSVPIPAVRSIDEYADYAQWVIEEIKPKLV, from the coding sequence GTGAAATTCGCCTTCGGCATGCCGCGCCTGATCGAGCTCAAGGCGACCATGCAGCCGTGGGAGCTGACTGTTACCGGCGCGGACCAGACGCGGTTGGCCAAACTGGCCGACCGCATCGGCTACGACATGATCAGCGTCCCCGAACATTTCATCATGCCCAAGGCGCATGTCGACTTATCCGGCCCGCATCATTTCCACGGCTTTACCGGCATGGGCTATTATGCGGGCGCAACGGAGCGCATCCGCATCAATTCCTCGATCGCGATCTTACCGCTCCAGCATCCCATCATTACGGCCAAGGCGCTCGCGACGCTCGACTGGATGTCCTCGGGCCGCGCGATGGTGACGTTCGGCGCGGGGTGGCTGAAAGAGGAGTTCGACCTGCTTGGCGTCGATTTCCATCGGCGCGGCGCGATGTGCGACGACTACCTCGCCGCCATCGTCGAGCTGTGGACCAGCGACGATCCCGTCTTCGACGGTGAGTTCGTGCAGTTCCGCAACGTCGCCTTCGCGCCGCGCCCGGTGCAAAAACCGCACCTGCCGATCTGGATGGGCGGAGAGGCCGATGCCGTGCTGAAACGCGCGGCGAAGTTCGCCAGCGGGTGGTGGCCCTATCTGACGAAACCGGAAGACATCCCGGCGAAGATCGACTTCATCAAGTCGCAGTCCGGCTATGACGGTCGCCCCTTCGACGTGATGTACGGGTTCGCAACCAGCCGCATCGGCGAGGGTCACAAGGTGCTCGACGACCCCCGCGCCCGGCCCGGCATGACGGCGCCCGAAATTGTCGACCGGCTCGGCTGGTTCGGTGAGCTTGGTGTGACGATGAGCTCGGTCCCGATTCCGGCGGTGCGAAGCATCGATGAATATGCCGATTACGCCCAGTGGGTGATCGAGGAGATCAAGCCGAAGCTGGTTTAG
- a CDS encoding acyl-CoA dehydrogenase family protein codes for MDLALTPDHLAILDALDSLAKPYEAVPIGDHSCALTSETFDRELAEGGFLDVAFDPDLGTVAAALIIERLARLPFTTEAAMSSLVRPLLGEEVKGPLCLVEESKGKRLLRFLRPGATVVMIGDHCVCSMTVTADQLRPEPEALFGYPMATLLVDPELSHLKNHFVSPAEVMTRWRIALAAEAAGLLAAALASTASYVTDRNQFGRPLATFQAIRHRLAEAQVRTNGVYWLAMKAAGTLDAGDAALAALHAQESARACVYDFHQFLGAMGMTLEHPLHLWTYRLKALIGELGGRGGQALAAADAIWR; via the coding sequence ATGGATCTGGCGCTCACCCCCGACCATCTGGCGATCCTCGACGCGCTGGACTCGCTGGCGAAACCCTATGAGGCGGTGCCGATCGGCGATCATAGCTGCGCGCTGACGAGCGAGACGTTCGACCGCGAGTTGGCCGAAGGCGGGTTCCTCGACGTGGCGTTCGATCCCGATTTGGGGACGGTCGCGGCGGCACTGATCATAGAGAGGCTGGCGCGGCTGCCGTTCACGACCGAGGCAGCGATGAGTTCGCTCGTGCGCCCGCTGCTCGGCGAAGAGGTGAAAGGCCCGCTGTGTCTCGTCGAGGAAAGTAAGGGCAAGCGCCTGCTGCGGTTCCTGCGACCCGGCGCGACCGTCGTGATGATCGGCGACCATTGCGTATGCTCGATGACGGTGACTGCGGATCAGTTGCGGCCCGAGCCGGAGGCGCTGTTCGGCTATCCGATGGCGACCTTGCTGGTCGATCCCGAGCTGTCGCATTTGAAGAACCATTTCGTGTCACCCGCCGAGGTGATGACCCGCTGGCGCATCGCGCTGGCGGCGGAGGCAGCGGGGCTGCTGGCGGCGGCGCTCGCCAGCACCGCGAGCTATGTTACCGACCGCAACCAGTTCGGTCGCCCACTCGCGACATTCCAGGCGATCCGCCACCGGCTGGCCGAAGCGCAGGTGCGAACGAACGGCGTGTACTGGCTGGCGATGAAGGCGGCGGGTACGCTCGATGCGGGGGATGCCGCGCTGGCGGCGCTCCACGCGCAGGAATCGGCGCGGGCCTGCGTGTACGACTTCCACCAGTTCCTGGGCGCAATGGGCATGACGCTCGAACACCCGCTGCACCTGTGGACGTACCGCCTGAAAGCACTGATCGGCGAACTCGGCGGGCGCGGCGGACAGGCGCTAGCGGCGGCGGACGCGATCTGGCGCTAA